The Flavobacteriales bacterium genomic interval ATCACTTCTTGATCACACGATTGATGCTGATCTCTCCTTCTACTTGTACTTCGAAGAAATAGATACCGGACTGTAGTCCGCTCATATCGAGTTCCACTCTATTGGAGAATGGACTTTCTACACGGAGTACGGTAGCTCCCAACACATCACGTACAATGATGGCATCGATCTGGTCTTCAC includes:
- a CDS encoding T9SS type A sorting domain-containing protein; the protein is EDQIDAIIVRDVLGATVLRVESPFSNRVELDMSGLQSGIYFFEVQVEGEISINRVIKK